A portion of the Paenibacillus marchantiae genome contains these proteins:
- a CDS encoding Dabb family protein — protein MYEHLVAFKLNDKITTVKQQELVAQLLALQEQIPGIVDLTAGINVTEETDHIQGFTLGLRVTFEDQEALRAYGPHPAHQAFVASLNEWLENVIVVDYSI, from the coding sequence ATGTATGAACATTTGGTCGCATTCAAATTGAACGATAAAATCACTACGGTCAAACAGCAAGAATTGGTAGCTCAATTACTCGCGTTACAGGAACAGATTCCTGGAATTGTGGATCTCACCGCAGGTATTAATGTAACAGAGGAGACGGATCATATTCAGGGCTTCACACTTGGCCTGAGAGTGACATTTGAAGATCAGGAAGCGCTGCGTGCTTATGGCCCGCATCCTGCACATCAGGCATTTGTAGCCTCCCTGAATGAGTGGCTGGAGAATGTAATTGTGGTCGATTATTCGATTTGA
- a CDS encoding cytochrome P450 yields the protein MTKSSIISLSEITNFQSKEEEFSPYRWYRSMLNQEPVIYNEETDSWHIFKYDLVKTVLNDHEHFSSVRKRSIVNVGYSSEEKGADSEHHMPDKLDIHNVDPPDHRKRRSLLASAFTPRSLKLWEPRIQAVAEELIKEFEHQSEVDIVEAYTSMFPVIIMSDLLGVPSKDRHLFKGWVDTMFMPTTDATFDQINEMKKIAGEEYFKYLYPFVVSKRSNLGEDIISDLIQVEVDGEHFTDEEIVRTTMFILGAGIETTSNLLANSFYALLYDQPELYAELRDNLELVPAAVEEMLRYRFHISKMDRMVKEDNDLLGVKLKKGDAIVAWMSAANMDENMFEDPFTLNIHRSNNNKQLAFGFGTHFCLGAPLARLEAKIVLTTFLKTFTSIEPVEGFNLEENLTASAAGQSLTTLPLKLYT from the coding sequence ATGACGAAGAGCTCTATTATTTCTCTGTCAGAAATCACGAATTTCCAATCGAAAGAAGAAGAATTCAGTCCCTACCGTTGGTATCGCAGCATGTTGAATCAGGAACCTGTCATCTACAATGAAGAGACCGATTCCTGGCATATATTCAAGTATGATCTTGTCAAAACCGTGCTTAATGATCACGAGCACTTCTCCAGTGTGAGAAAAAGATCAATTGTGAACGTCGGATATTCAAGTGAAGAAAAAGGTGCGGACAGCGAGCATCACATGCCGGACAAGCTGGATATTCACAATGTAGATCCGCCGGATCATCGCAAGCGGAGATCATTGCTGGCAAGTGCGTTTACACCGAGAAGTCTCAAGCTTTGGGAACCGAGAATACAGGCAGTGGCCGAAGAGCTAATTAAAGAGTTTGAGCATCAATCAGAAGTGGACATTGTTGAAGCTTATACGAGCATGTTTCCTGTCATTATCATGTCTGACCTGCTTGGCGTTCCTTCCAAAGATCGTCATTTGTTCAAGGGTTGGGTGGACACCATGTTTATGCCCACTACCGATGCCACCTTTGATCAAATTAACGAAATGAAAAAGATTGCCGGCGAAGAATATTTTAAATACTTGTATCCCTTCGTTGTGTCCAAAAGATCCAATCTGGGAGAAGATATCATATCCGACCTGATCCAGGTGGAAGTGGATGGCGAGCACTTTACGGATGAAGAGATTGTGCGAACCACCATGTTTATTCTGGGTGCTGGCATAGAAACAACAAGCAACCTGCTGGCCAACTCGTTCTATGCCCTTCTGTATGATCAACCGGAATTGTATGCCGAACTCAGGGATAACCTTGAGCTTGTTCCAGCCGCGGTAGAGGAAATGCTGAGATATCGCTTTCACATCAGCAAAATGGACCGGATGGTCAAAGAGGATAACGATCTGCTTGGTGTTAAACTGAAAAAGGGAGACGCTATCGTAGCGTGGATGAGTGCAGCCAATATGGATGAGAACATGTTCGAAGACCCGTTCACCTTAAATATTCATCGATCGAACAATAATAAACAGCTTGCATTTGGTTTTGGTACTCACTTCTGTCTGGGGGCACCACTGGCGCGTCTGGAGGCCAAAATTGTACTGACCACATTTTTAAAAACCTTCACCAGCATTGAACCCGTGGAAGGATTCAATCTGGAGGAAAACCTGACTGCCTCTGCGGCCGGACAATCTTTAACGACCCTTCCGCTGAAGCTATATACGTAA
- a CDS encoding AraC family transcriptional regulator, with translation MTREVRTVVFDTDLQLEAYQFEGIMQKFPNHFHDYYVIGFIEQGKRHLVCNNEEYILNTGDMIIFNPHDPHACEQVDGRTLDYRCINIQPEVMRQYVLEITGQDYLPRFTSPVLYQSEHVTSLHELHQMILEEQADFHKEELLLFLLEQLMREYADAEPPISAQDVTIEIRLICEYIETHYMESIMLNQLVELTGLSKYHLLRLFTRQKGISPYRYLETIRINQAKRLLEQGQLPIEVAAQTGFSDQSHFTNFFKKLIGLTPKQYRRIFNHEVDPKRTADDLS, from the coding sequence GTGACTCGCGAAGTGCGAACCGTCGTGTTCGATACCGATTTACAGCTCGAAGCCTATCAATTTGAAGGTATTATGCAGAAATTCCCCAATCATTTTCATGACTATTACGTCATTGGATTTATTGAGCAAGGCAAGCGACATCTCGTATGTAATAACGAAGAATATATCCTAAACACTGGAGACATGATTATTTTTAATCCGCATGATCCCCATGCCTGCGAACAGGTGGACGGCAGAACTCTGGATTATCGCTGCATCAACATTCAACCTGAGGTCATGCGCCAATATGTGCTGGAAATTACCGGACAAGATTATTTGCCACGGTTTACTTCCCCTGTTCTCTATCAGAGCGAACATGTTACTTCTTTGCATGAGCTGCATCAGATGATCTTGGAAGAGCAAGCTGACTTTCACAAAGAAGAACTGCTGCTCTTTCTGCTGGAACAGCTGATGAGAGAATATGCCGATGCCGAACCGCCCATTTCCGCCCAGGACGTCACCATCGAGATTAGACTCATATGCGAGTACATAGAGACTCATTATATGGAGAGCATTATGTTGAACCAATTAGTCGAGTTAACAGGGCTGAGCAAGTACCATCTATTGCGTTTGTTCACTCGTCAAAAAGGGATATCTCCCTACCGCTACCTGGAAACGATTCGCATCAATCAGGCCAAACGGCTATTGGAACAAGGCCAGCTCCCGATTGAGGTTGCAGCGCAGACCGGTTTCAGTGACCAGAGTCACTTTACGAATTTTTTCAAAAAGCTAATTGGCTTGACCCCCAAGCAATACAGACGCATCTTCAACCATGAAGTGGATCCAAAGCGCACAGCGGATGATCTGTCATGA
- a CDS encoding NADH:flavin oxidoreductase, whose amino-acid sequence MSNHQQQVQSTENLFQPYTIHNLTLQSRIVMPAMGRAFSPDGVPGTDVAAYYRRRAENGVGLIITEGVTIDHPAATSEPRVPRFHGEEALNGWAEVVRQVHEAGGKIFPQLWHMGMARPAGSQPHQEAPSIGPSGIDLEGNLTGEPMTDEEIANIIQAFVDAAVHAKQLGFDGIEIQGAHGYLVDQFFWDRTNTRTDRYGGDLIKRTQFATELIQAIRSAVGPDYPIAIRLSQWKMSDYYVKPLDTPDKLELFLNVLVEAGVDIFHCSTRRFWEPEYEGSELGFAGWVKKLTGKPTIAVGSVGLDDEFTSLYTEGKGAGHKDLDDLLLRLDQQEFDLVAVGRALLADPAWAVKIRDGRVNEIQAFSPEALATLL is encoded by the coding sequence TTGAGTAATCATCAACAACAAGTTCAATCCACGGAAAATCTGTTTCAACCTTATACGATTCATAACTTAACCCTGCAGTCTCGCATCGTTATGCCCGCTATGGGTCGGGCTTTCTCACCCGATGGTGTACCGGGTACCGATGTAGCGGCTTATTATCGCAGACGTGCCGAAAATGGCGTCGGACTTATTATTACCGAAGGTGTAACCATTGATCATCCGGCGGCAACCAGCGAACCGCGTGTTCCCCGTTTTCATGGTGAAGAAGCATTGAACGGCTGGGCAGAAGTCGTCAGACAAGTTCATGAAGCAGGGGGCAAGATTTTTCCTCAGCTCTGGCATATGGGTATGGCTCGTCCAGCGGGATCGCAGCCTCATCAGGAAGCTCCATCCATTGGACCGTCGGGTATTGATCTCGAGGGAAATCTGACGGGTGAACCGATGACAGACGAAGAAATCGCCAACATCATTCAGGCTTTTGTGGACGCAGCAGTTCATGCCAAACAGCTTGGGTTTGACGGCATTGAAATTCAAGGAGCACATGGTTACCTGGTTGACCAATTCTTCTGGGACAGAACAAATACACGGACAGACCGCTACGGCGGTGATCTTATCAAGCGTACGCAATTCGCTACCGAACTTATTCAAGCAATCCGTTCTGCCGTGGGTCCCGATTACCCGATTGCCATTCGTTTGTCGCAATGGAAAATGAGTGATTATTACGTCAAACCGCTGGACACACCAGATAAGCTGGAGTTATTCCTGAATGTGTTGGTAGAGGCCGGCGTCGATATATTCCATTGCTCAACACGACGTTTCTGGGAGCCGGAATATGAAGGTTCGGAACTTGGATTTGCCGGCTGGGTGAAAAAACTGACAGGCAAACCAACGATAGCCGTGGGTTCTGTCGGTCTGGATGATGAATTTACAAGTCTCTATACGGAAGGTAAAGGTGCAGGACACAAGGATTTAGATGATCTTCTCCTTCGTTTGGACCAGCAGGAATTTGATCTGGTTGCCGTTGGACGCGCACTACTGGCTGATCCGGCGTGGGCTGTGAAAATCCGTGATGGCCGTGTGAATGAAATTCAGGCTTTTTCGCCAGAAGCACTTGCTACGTTGCTATAA
- a CDS encoding nucleobase:cation symporter-2 family protein — MRETKRMRIFSLGIQHVLAMYAGAILVPLLVGRALNLTAEQLAYLVSIDLLTCGIATWLQARKGKYLGIGLPAVLGSSFVAVTPMIAIGSQYGIPAIYGSIIAAGIFIVICAVFFSKIVKLFPPVVIGTVVTIIGLALIPTGIKNMAGGANSENFGSLDNLALSFGVLLFILVLNRYARGFVKSLAVLLGIIVGTLVAAIMGKVNFSSVQEASWFHLPQPFYFGWPTFEIGPIITMIIVGTVVIIESTGVFMALSKICDQPINEKDLARGYRAEGLAFVLGGIFNAFPYNTFAQNVGLVQLSKVKTTNVVVAAGGILIFLGLIPKVAAFATIIPSAVLGGATVVLFGMVVSSGIKMLQHVDFSKQSNLLIVACSVSLGLGVTAVPDLFAQLPQSIRIIVGDGIITGSLCAILLNVFFNLGFKKESLPVQPVQAQEAHT, encoded by the coding sequence ATGAGAGAAACCAAGAGAATGAGGATTTTTTCACTGGGAATTCAGCACGTATTGGCGATGTATGCCGGGGCCATTTTGGTTCCGCTGCTTGTGGGAAGAGCGTTAAACCTGACTGCGGAACAATTGGCGTATCTGGTATCGATTGACCTGTTAACCTGTGGTATCGCGACATGGCTTCAAGCACGTAAAGGGAAGTATTTGGGGATTGGCTTGCCAGCGGTTCTTGGAAGCTCATTTGTTGCTGTGACTCCCATGATTGCGATTGGATCACAATATGGAATTCCGGCCATTTACGGTTCCATCATAGCAGCAGGGATATTCATCGTTATATGTGCTGTTTTCTTTAGTAAAATCGTCAAACTGTTTCCTCCCGTTGTGATTGGAACAGTCGTAACCATTATTGGTCTGGCGTTAATTCCAACGGGCATCAAGAACATGGCAGGTGGAGCAAACAGTGAGAATTTCGGAAGTCTGGACAATCTGGCGCTCTCATTCGGGGTATTGCTCTTCATTCTGGTGCTGAATCGATATGCTCGCGGCTTTGTCAAATCCCTCGCAGTTCTCCTCGGTATTATTGTGGGTACCCTCGTCGCTGCCATCATGGGGAAAGTGAATTTCAGCTCTGTACAGGAAGCCTCTTGGTTTCATTTGCCCCAGCCCTTTTACTTTGGATGGCCTACCTTCGAAATCGGTCCGATCATTACCATGATTATTGTCGGCACAGTTGTCATTATCGAATCTACAGGTGTGTTTATGGCCTTGAGCAAAATCTGTGATCAACCGATTAACGAAAAGGATTTGGCACGAGGATACCGCGCAGAAGGTCTGGCATTTGTACTTGGTGGTATCTTCAATGCTTTTCCGTATAACACATTTGCTCAGAATGTCGGTTTGGTTCAGCTCTCCAAAGTGAAAACGACCAATGTGGTTGTTGCAGCCGGAGGTATTCTGATTTTTCTTGGACTGATCCCCAAAGTTGCGGCATTCGCAACGATTATTCCCAGCGCGGTACTCGGCGGGGCAACGGTTGTTCTGTTCGGCATGGTAGTCTCATCCGGGATTAAAATGCTGCAACATGTGGATTTCAGCAAGCAATCCAATCTGTTAATCGTTGCTTGTTCGGTTTCACTCGGTCTTGGCGTCACGGCTGTGCCGGATCTGTTTGCCCAGCTGCCTCAAAGTATCCGCATTATTGTTGGTGATGGTATTATCACAGGCAGTCTGTGTGCCATCCTGCTCAATGTTTTCTTTAACCTCGGATTTAAAAAAGAGAGTCTGCCCGTACAGCCTGTACAAGCTCAAGAAGCACATACTTAA
- a CDS encoding YhgE/Pip domain-containing protein, giving the protein MKNILKHGGVKAGIFMIVFYQIVMLTVFMSGYSAIPKNVTNLTVAIVNEDQQSGTEFVQKLQEQLPFKVVTNESLQQAKTGLEDRDIHMIIRIPGDFTEKLSEQGGKAQLQYLINESNPTTITSSMKNVAAQITAQIGAQVQAQSFEGVLSSMQVPAEQSKQIVESTMDKVSSDIVLSNPQPAGMQNQMAPMFITMALYVGAMIYAMQSIGGMKQLQGQMGKWKAFFAMRGVNLLVSILAPLVGIGIYFMVQGYGVEAFLKLWMVHSLQLFVSIEFTSIFIMLLGQGGMLINMIFVLSQSIANGTSMSPEMMPGYFKFVSQITPMFYSTHLDYNILFGGGRTVHYAVGLALVGVGAFVINTAIHHFKKAKQTSTTQESVQQPVMI; this is encoded by the coding sequence GTGAAGAACATACTGAAGCACGGCGGAGTCAAGGCAGGCATATTCATGATCGTTTTTTATCAGATTGTAATGTTGACCGTTTTTATGTCGGGATATAGTGCAATCCCCAAAAATGTAACCAATCTTACGGTGGCCATTGTCAACGAGGACCAGCAATCCGGTACTGAGTTTGTACAAAAATTGCAAGAACAATTGCCATTTAAGGTAGTAACCAACGAATCATTGCAACAGGCAAAGACAGGGCTTGAAGATCGGGATATTCATATGATCATACGTATACCGGGTGATTTTACGGAGAAACTGTCTGAACAAGGCGGTAAAGCTCAGCTCCAGTACCTGATTAATGAATCGAACCCAACAACGATCACCAGTTCAATGAAAAATGTAGCTGCTCAAATCACTGCGCAGATCGGTGCTCAGGTTCAGGCACAGAGCTTTGAGGGTGTGCTGAGCAGTATGCAGGTTCCTGCGGAGCAATCGAAACAGATTGTGGAATCGACCATGGACAAAGTATCATCCGACATCGTTCTGAGCAACCCGCAACCAGCAGGCATGCAAAATCAGATGGCACCGATGTTTATCACCATGGCGCTCTATGTTGGAGCCATGATCTATGCGATGCAAAGCATTGGCGGCATGAAACAACTGCAAGGACAGATGGGGAAATGGAAAGCATTCTTTGCAATGCGAGGAGTCAACCTGCTTGTTTCCATCCTTGCTCCACTTGTAGGGATAGGCATTTATTTTATGGTGCAAGGGTATGGCGTGGAAGCGTTTTTGAAACTGTGGATGGTGCATAGTTTGCAGTTGTTTGTGTCGATTGAGTTTACAAGTATCTTTATCATGCTTCTGGGTCAAGGCGGAATGCTGATCAATATGATATTCGTACTCAGCCAATCCATTGCAAACGGGACGTCCATGTCACCGGAGATGATGCCAGGATATTTCAAATTCGTAAGTCAAATCACACCGATGTTCTATTCAACGCATCTGGATTACAATATTCTCTTCGGTGGGGGACGAACGGTGCATTATGCTGTTGGGCTGGCATTGGTTGGTGTGGGAGCCTTTGTTATCAATACAGCCATTCATCATTTCAAAAAAGCCAAGCAAACTAGTACCACACAGGAGTCTGTACAACAGCCCGTTATGATATAA
- a CDS encoding TetR/AcrR family transcriptional regulator: MSGEFSPNPNDPRVIRTRQLIQDAFFYHLNKKDFSAITVQDITQKATINRATFYAHFADKYELLESVLSYAFQEYVLKQIDAEAHLTEETLKQLVISLCNYHDSSNQCIKKYESVAPIFEENIKAQLEKLVLELAMSQTDGAEPPKTLAYLATMLSWSIYGVTYRWNLEERQESPAELAERVVPYMMNGTGLLN; the protein is encoded by the coding sequence ATGTCAGGTGAGTTTTCTCCAAATCCCAATGATCCACGGGTGATCCGAACCCGTCAATTAATTCAGGATGCGTTTTTTTATCATTTGAATAAAAAGGATTTCTCAGCCATCACAGTTCAGGATATTACACAAAAGGCGACGATTAACCGGGCCACATTCTATGCCCATTTTGCAGACAAATATGAACTGCTTGAATCCGTTTTGTCCTATGCTTTCCAAGAATATGTGCTCAAACAGATTGATGCAGAGGCACATTTGACAGAAGAGACCCTGAAGCAACTGGTGATCTCGTTATGTAATTATCATGATTCAAGTAACCAATGTATTAAGAAATATGAGTCCGTAGCGCCAATCTTTGAAGAAAATATTAAGGCCCAGTTAGAGAAGCTCGTTCTGGAGCTTGCCATGAGTCAAACAGATGGAGCAGAGCCACCCAAAACATTGGCGTATTTGGCAACGATGCTGAGCTGGTCCATCTATGGGGTGACGTATCGCTGGAATTTGGAGGAGAGACAGGAATCCCCGGCTGAATTGGCCGAGCGAGTGGTGCCATATATGATGAATGGAACAGGTTTACTGAATTAA
- a CDS encoding PadR family transcriptional regulator gives MSIQIFILGALSEGNYYPYDIKKRIGKHLDQTDAKITEGTIYYNFEVLLKKGLIEKVETIQSENRPDKTTYGITEKGRQSLEQSIYKVFQKFTNVQSLYAALVHLDKVDNQKIAYLIEDIIEKMNKRLEYIESHTPQEIDVEEDLKDALLLMRDHAYHSIQSDMIWLQKLLHHVQSRVLKS, from the coding sequence ATGTCGATTCAAATATTTATACTCGGTGCACTAAGTGAAGGGAATTATTATCCCTATGATATTAAGAAGCGAATTGGGAAACATCTGGATCAAACGGATGCCAAGATTACCGAAGGTACCATTTATTATAATTTTGAAGTGTTGCTGAAGAAGGGTCTTATTGAGAAGGTAGAAACAATTCAGAGTGAAAATCGACCAGACAAAACGACATATGGAATTACCGAAAAAGGACGTCAGTCCCTTGAACAGAGCATATATAAGGTGTTCCAGAAGTTTACGAATGTACAGTCCTTATACGCTGCGTTGGTCCATTTGGATAAGGTGGATAATCAGAAGATCGCGTATTTGATTGAGGATATTATTGAGAAGATGAATAAGAGGCTGGAATATATTGAATCTCATACACCTCAGGAGATTGATGTGGAGGAGGATCTGAAAGATGCACTGTTGTTGATGCGAGATCACGCGTACCACTCCATTCAGAGTGATATGATCTGGCTTCAGAAACTTCTGCATCATGTTCAGAGCAGAGTATTAAAAAGCTAA